Proteins from one Streptomyces genisteinicus genomic window:
- a CDS encoding MoaD/ThiS family protein — MAAGTIRYWAAAKAAAGTAEEPYAAATLAEALDAVRERHPGELTRVLLRCSFLVDGDPVGTRGHETVALAEGGTVEVLPPFAGG; from the coding sequence ATGGCAGCGGGGACCATCCGCTACTGGGCCGCGGCCAAGGCCGCGGCGGGAACGGCGGAGGAGCCGTACGCGGCCGCGACGCTGGCCGAGGCGCTCGACGCGGTGCGCGAACGCCACCCGGGGGAGCTCACCCGTGTGCTCCTGAGGTGTTCGTTCCTGGTCGACGGTGACCCCGTGGGCACCCGCGGACATGAGACCGTGGCGCTTGCCGAGGGCGGCACGGTCGAGGTGCTCCCGCCGTTCGCAGGAGGGTGA
- a CDS encoding alpha/beta hydrolase: MSSSEEGGFHTVDVSRISSGPRSATLLTADGVPVEAVHDPCEGGPATTAIVVAHGFTGSVDRPSVRRAARVFARRAGVVTFSFRGHGRSGGRSTVGDREVLDLAAAVAWARTLGYARVVTVGFSMGGSVVLRHAATYTAPDAQEHEGRTGRAGAHVDAVAAVSAPARWYYRGTAPMRRLHWVVTRPAGRLVGRFGFRTRIHTEDWDPVPLSPVESVPLIAPTPLLIVHGDRDPYFPLDHPRMLAAAADGGAELWLEPGMGHAENAADDALLARLAHWLLAAAPVAP, translated from the coding sequence ATGAGTTCTTCGGAAGAGGGCGGATTTCACACTGTGGACGTGTCCAGGATCTCTTCCGGTCCCCGGAGCGCAACATTGCTCACCGCCGACGGGGTCCCGGTCGAGGCCGTGCACGACCCGTGCGAGGGCGGTCCGGCGACGACCGCGATCGTCGTGGCGCACGGTTTCACCGGCTCCGTCGACCGGCCGTCGGTCCGCCGCGCGGCACGGGTCTTCGCGCGCCGCGCAGGGGTCGTGACCTTCTCGTTCCGCGGCCACGGCCGTTCGGGCGGGCGCTCCACCGTGGGCGACCGGGAGGTGCTCGATCTGGCCGCCGCCGTGGCGTGGGCACGCACCCTCGGCTACGCGCGGGTGGTGACGGTCGGCTTCTCCATGGGCGGCTCCGTCGTCCTGCGCCATGCCGCGACGTATACGGCACCGGACGCACAGGAGCACGAGGGGCGCACAGGGCGCGCAGGGGCGCATGTGGATGCGGTGGCCGCGGTGAGCGCGCCCGCCCGTTGGTACTACCGCGGTACGGCCCCGATGCGCCGCCTGCACTGGGTGGTGACCCGCCCCGCGGGCCGGCTGGTGGGCCGGTTCGGCTTCCGGACCCGTATCCACACGGAGGACTGGGACCCGGTCCCGCTGTCGCCCGTCGAGTCCGTCCCGCTGATCGCGCCCACCCCGCTGCTGATCGTCCACGGCGACCGCGACCCCTACTTCCCGCTCGACCATCCGAGGATGCTGGCGGCCGCGGCCGACGGCGGCGCCGAGCTGTGGCTGGAGCCCGGCATGGGCCACGCGGAGAACGCGGCCGACGACGCGCTCCTGGCCCGGCTCGCGCACTGGCTGCTGGCGGCGGCGCCCGTCGCGCCGTGA
- a CDS encoding Ms5788A family Cys-rich leader peptide, protein MKQRQADLTKRRAVDLCRVAAMLCRPV, encoded by the coding sequence ATGAAGCAGCGACAGGCGGATCTCACGAAGCGGCGGGCAGTAGACCTGTGCCGCGTCGCCGCCATGCTCTGTCGCCCTGTCTGA
- a CDS encoding LmeA family phospholipid-binding protein, which yields MRALRILLILGVILGGLFVAADRLAVNFAESEAADKIRSSQGLDSTPEVSIHGFPFLTQVIGKELDEVDVSIGGITATAGGRDVNVTEVRADLRDVRIDSSFSSATAGTADGSARISYADLTAAAPKGATVSYAGAERAAKGQVKLAGPLAEVLEGAGIEVPAAVKALLGDRQVSTYSTVTLQEGTIVRMKAETLPKLPVPGFDDRLRKAVDYDLKIDGLPSSITLDEVGVTDEGLRFSGTGKDVALTG from the coding sequence ATGCGTGCACTGCGGATACTTCTGATCCTCGGCGTGATCCTCGGCGGTCTCTTCGTCGCGGCGGACCGCCTGGCGGTCAACTTCGCCGAGTCGGAGGCGGCCGACAAGATCAGGAGCAGTCAGGGGCTGGACTCGACGCCCGAGGTCTCCATCCACGGCTTCCCGTTCCTCACCCAGGTGATCGGCAAGGAGCTCGACGAGGTGGACGTCAGCATCGGCGGCATCACCGCCACCGCGGGCGGCCGGGACGTCAACGTCACCGAGGTCCGGGCGGACCTGCGGGACGTGCGGATCGACAGCAGCTTCTCCTCCGCCACCGCGGGCACGGCCGACGGCTCGGCGCGGATCTCGTACGCGGACCTGACCGCCGCCGCCCCCAAGGGCGCCACGGTCTCCTACGCGGGCGCCGAGCGCGCCGCCAAGGGCCAGGTGAAGCTGGCGGGACCGCTGGCCGAGGTGCTGGAGGGCGCCGGCATCGAGGTGCCGGCCGCGGTGAAGGCGCTGCTCGGCGACCGGCAGGTCTCGACGTACAGCACGGTGACCCTCCAGGAGGGCACCATCGTCCGCATGAAGGCCGAGACGCTGCCGAAGCTGCCCGTGCCGGGCTTCGACGACCGGCTGCGCAAGGCGGTCGACTACGACCTGAAGATCGACGGTCTGCCGTCGAGCATCACCCTCGACGAGGTCGGGGTGACGGACGAGGGTCTGCGCTTCTCGGGGACGGGCAAGGACGTCGCGCTCACGGGCTGA